A region from the bacterium genome encodes:
- a CDS encoding DUF2520 domain-containing protein, with protein sequence MNIGLIGCGKVGLTMCYFLKKDHAITGIYDSRKARERAGLRILRLRNNSGLDAIIKKSDTILIATPDDKIARIGSKLVPRLIKPTLICHFSGLLPAEIVPKHRYAWRVSLHPFATFPCLAIPPREKKYLMLCQGDRKARELTNSIFKKPYFTIRHIPRRHKVWYHLLGVFSSNLPIGLMKATEDIARLSRINPRSARKMVIGLTKQTLNNVADLGLDNALSGPVRRGDIKTIEQHIKILRSNKPLLRAYYALSAYLVELSEKTDQRQILKKILQKPD encoded by the coding sequence ATGAACATCGGTTTGATCGGCTGCGGAAAGGTCGGATTGACCATGTGTTATTTTTTGAAAAAAGACCATGCGATAACCGGCATTTATGATTCCCGCAAGGCCAGGGAAAGAGCCGGCCTGCGAATTTTGAGGTTGCGGAACAATTCCGGTCTGGACGCCATTATAAAAAAAAGCGATACGATCCTCATCGCCACGCCCGACGATAAAATCGCCAGGATCGGCTCGAAACTGGTACCGCGTTTGATCAAACCCACCTTGATCTGCCACTTCAGCGGTCTGCTGCCCGCTGAAATTGTCCCCAAACACCGCTACGCATGGCGGGTTTCGCTGCATCCTTTCGCGACCTTCCCCTGCCTGGCGATACCGCCCCGCGAGAAAAAATATCTCATGCTCTGCCAGGGTGACCGGAAAGCGCGTGAACTTACCAACAGCATTTTCAAGAAACCGTATTTCACCATCAGGCATATCCCGCGCCGGCATAAGGTCTGGTATCACCTGCTGGGCGTTTTCAGTTCTAATCTGCCGATCGGGCTGATGAAAGCGACCGAAGATATCGCGCGCTTATCACGGATCAACCCAAGAAGCGCGCGGAAAATGGTCATCGGGCTTACCAAGCAAACCTTGAACAATGTCGCAGATCTCGGTCTTGATAACGCGCTGAGCGGTCCGGTCAGGCGGGGAGATATCAAAACCATTGAACAGCACATAAAAATCCTGCGAAGCAATAAACCGCTGCTGCGCGCTTATTACGCGTTGTCAGCATATCTAGTGGAACTTTCAGAAAAAACCGACCAACGGCAGATCTTGAAAAAGATCCTCCAAAAACCTGATTGA